Proteins from a single region of Corynebacterium casei LMG S-19264:
- a CDS encoding DMT family transporter, with product MLSNLIAIAFALASALVIAWGTVVRQRIAENADRSVMRTAMASPLWWIGTASAVIAYGLQFIALGFGTLLIVQPILVLSLMFTLPLAAWYQGRRMSSEELIWCSLLTISVGVILVFGRPTGGVTSPPLERWLPSFALGLAAMVFFSVLAQRIRTQRALLLGVVCGILYGFVAVLSKAVVDTLMESGINGLLTSWPFYTLVIAAGSGTVLQQYSFHAGPLKHSLPAMKIIEPLIAFTLGYTVLSEQFQVHTFFGWTVMAFAVATMVFATIVLSQKPMSTRPRVKVSSEPHDARTTEAGRLGHSH from the coding sequence GTGCTTTCAAACCTCATCGCAATCGCATTTGCCCTGGCATCGGCACTTGTTATTGCATGGGGCACCGTGGTTCGGCAAAGAATTGCCGAAAACGCCGACCGCTCGGTCATGCGCACTGCCATGGCCAGCCCACTGTGGTGGATTGGCACGGCCAGCGCCGTTATCGCCTATGGGCTGCAATTTATCGCGCTTGGTTTTGGCACCTTATTAATTGTCCAGCCCATATTGGTGCTGTCTTTAATGTTTACGTTGCCGCTGGCCGCCTGGTATCAGGGCCGACGTATGTCTTCAGAAGAGCTCATTTGGTGCAGCCTGCTCACCATTTCTGTGGGCGTTATTTTGGTCTTTGGTCGCCCCACCGGCGGCGTTACTTCCCCGCCGCTGGAACGCTGGCTTCCGTCCTTCGCGCTCGGGCTTGCCGCCATGGTGTTTTTCAGCGTCCTTGCTCAACGCATCCGCACGCAACGCGCTTTGCTGCTCGGCGTGGTCTGCGGCATTTTGTACGGCTTCGTTGCTGTACTTTCCAAAGCCGTGGTGGACACCCTCATGGAATCTGGTATCAACGGACTTTTGACCTCCTGGCCTTTCTACACCCTGGTCATCGCCGCCGGCAGCGGCACGGTTTTGCAACAATATTCATTCCACGCCGGACCGCTTAAACATTCATTGCCGGCCATGAAAATCATTGAGCCGCTCATCGCATTCACCTTGGGCTACACCGTTTTGAGCGAACAATTCCAGGTTCACACGTTCTTCGGTTGGACGGTTATGGCCTTCGCGGTTGCCACCATGGTTTTTGCCACCATCGTGCTTTCCCAAAAGCCGATGAGTACCCGGCCGCGGGTCAAAGTTTCTTCCGAACCGCATGATGCACGCACAACCGAAGCAGGACGGCTAGGGCATTCTCACTAG
- a CDS encoding aspartate kinase → MALIVQKYGGSSLESAERIRAVAERIVATKKAGNDVVVVCSAMGDTTDELLDLAAQVNPVPPQREMDMLLTAGERISNALVAMAVESLGATAQSFTGSQAGVLTTERHGNARIVDVTPGRLQEALEKGRICIVAGFQGVNKDTRDVTTLGRGGSDTTAVALAAALNADVCEIYSDVDGVYTADPRIVPNAQKLEKLSFEEMLELAAVGSKILVLRSVEYARAFNVPLRVRSSYSNDAGTLIAGSMEDIPMEEAVLTGVATDKSEAKVTVLGIPDQPGEAAKVFRAVADAEINIDMVLQNVSSLEDGKTDITFTCPRTDGPRAMEILSKMKEEFSWGNVLYDDQVGKVSLVGAGMKSHPGVTADFTEALRDVNVNIELISTSEIRISVLVREADLDRSARALHEKFQLGGEEEAAVYAGTGR, encoded by the coding sequence GTGGCCCTCATCGTTCAAAAGTACGGAGGCTCCTCCCTGGAGTCAGCCGAACGCATTCGCGCAGTGGCAGAGCGAATTGTAGCGACGAAAAAAGCAGGCAATGACGTGGTTGTTGTCTGCTCCGCCATGGGTGACACTACCGATGAACTGCTGGACCTTGCAGCCCAGGTCAACCCAGTTCCGCCGCAGCGCGAAATGGACATGCTGTTAACCGCCGGTGAGCGTATTTCTAACGCGCTCGTGGCCATGGCAGTGGAATCCTTGGGCGCTACGGCACAGTCTTTCACTGGTTCCCAGGCAGGCGTGCTCACCACTGAGCGCCACGGCAATGCCCGCATTGTTGATGTCACCCCGGGGCGTTTGCAAGAAGCACTGGAAAAGGGCCGCATTTGTATTGTGGCTGGTTTCCAGGGCGTTAATAAGGACACCCGCGATGTCACCACCTTGGGTCGCGGTGGCTCCGACACCACAGCGGTTGCACTTGCCGCAGCGTTGAACGCTGATGTGTGTGAGATTTACTCAGACGTTGATGGTGTCTACACCGCTGACCCACGCATTGTTCCTAACGCGCAGAAGCTGGAGAAGCTCTCCTTTGAGGAGATGCTGGAGCTGGCAGCGGTTGGTTCCAAGATTCTGGTCCTGCGCAGCGTGGAATACGCGCGTGCCTTTAATGTTCCACTTCGAGTTCGTTCGTCATACAGCAATGATGCCGGCACGCTGATTGCCGGTTCAATGGAGGATATTCCCATGGAAGAAGCAGTACTTACTGGTGTAGCAACTGACAAGTCCGAAGCCAAGGTCACCGTCTTGGGCATTCCTGACCAGCCTGGTGAGGCCGCAAAGGTCTTCCGTGCGGTCGCAGACGCTGAGATCAACATTGACATGGTGTTGCAGAACGTTTCTTCTTTGGAAGACGGCAAGACTGACATCACGTTCACCTGCCCACGCACCGATGGCCCACGTGCCATGGAGATTTTGTCCAAGATGAAGGAAGAATTCTCCTGGGGCAATGTTTTATACGATGACCAGGTGGGCAAGGTTTCCTTGGTTGGTGCTGGTATGAAGTCGCACCCAGGCGTGACCGCTGATTTCACTGAGGCACTGCGTGATGTGAATGTGAACATTGAGCTGATTTCGACTTCTGAAATCCGCATTTCTGTCCTCGTACGCGAGGCAGACCTTGACCGTTCCGCACGCGCACTGCACGAGAAGTTCCAGCTCGGCGGCGAAGAAGAAGCAGCCGTCTACGCAGGCACCGGCCGATAG
- a CDS encoding glycosyltransferase family protein produces the protein MSQRPTPTETNTGEAPSINDAPEITPEPATGAVPAQSPRSLVQKLGLDKWPGFRITGASASKNALGPGLTGWLLAIAIVFVGTLLRIGMLALLATVNEDNVWGLLNKWDAAHYVGIAGEGYFAGTIGEDPAEEIRLAFFPAFPMIMRLIHLVTGLDYALAGILFNFIATVFLAAGVMALVARWGYSRAGQCAAAIVATTAPMSIVFNMPYTEALFGALAVWVLVALVDKRWWMACGVIFALAFVRITAIALVAVFAVMVFLYARKSIKAWVAVIISPLPLIGYIWWASTQLEHVGGYFGTQEKHWNTGFDFGLATGKWILQTLTSTENAGYLLTTMVIIGVPFALILAWRRVDVGTWLFSLALAANVLLSDGVMHSRPRLMLPAALLFIPWAWGALKHLPHWVAWILVTCWGLFGTWFSAHMLAVFPWAI, from the coding sequence ATGAGTCAACGGCCGACCCCGACTGAGACGAACACAGGCGAAGCGCCAAGTATCAACGATGCGCCGGAAATTACTCCCGAGCCCGCAACCGGTGCTGTGCCCGCGCAATCACCGCGCAGCCTGGTGCAGAAGCTAGGCCTGGATAAATGGCCGGGCTTTCGCATCACGGGGGCATCGGCAAGCAAAAATGCTCTGGGGCCAGGACTAACTGGCTGGCTGTTGGCCATTGCCATTGTGTTTGTTGGAACCCTGCTGCGCATTGGCATGCTGGCACTATTGGCAACAGTCAATGAAGACAACGTGTGGGGCCTGCTGAACAAGTGGGACGCCGCGCACTATGTTGGCATTGCCGGCGAAGGCTATTTCGCTGGCACCATCGGTGAAGATCCGGCTGAGGAAATCCGCTTGGCATTCTTCCCGGCTTTTCCCATGATTATGCGCTTGATTCACCTGGTGACTGGCCTGGATTATGCTCTCGCCGGAATCTTGTTCAACTTTATAGCCACCGTATTCTTAGCCGCCGGGGTCATGGCGCTGGTGGCGCGCTGGGGTTATAGTCGCGCCGGGCAATGTGCTGCGGCGATTGTGGCAACCACAGCGCCCATGTCGATTGTGTTCAATATGCCTTATACCGAAGCACTCTTCGGTGCGTTGGCGGTGTGGGTACTGGTTGCTTTGGTGGATAAACGCTGGTGGATGGCCTGCGGTGTAATTTTTGCCTTGGCGTTTGTGCGCATTACCGCAATCGCATTGGTTGCTGTATTCGCCGTCATGGTTTTTCTTTATGCGCGCAAGTCCATCAAAGCATGGGTGGCCGTGATCATCTCGCCACTGCCGCTGATCGGATATATCTGGTGGGCTTCGACGCAGCTTGAGCACGTCGGCGGTTATTTTGGCACCCAAGAAAAGCACTGGAATACCGGCTTCGATTTTGGTTTGGCGACTGGTAAATGGATCCTGCAAACCCTAACCTCGACCGAAAATGCTGGCTATTTGCTCACCACCATGGTGATTATTGGTGTGCCTTTCGCACTGATTCTGGCCTGGCGTCGCGTGGATGTGGGAACCTGGCTGTTCTCACTCGCCCTGGCCGCCAATGTCTTGTTGTCAGATGGCGTCATGCATTCTCGCCCGCGGCTGATGCTGCCCGCTGCCTTGCTGTTTATCCCTTGGGCATGGGGCGCGCTCAAACACCTGCCGCACTGGGTCGCCTGGATTCTAGTTACCTGCTGGGGCCTTTTCGGCACCTGGTTTTCGGCGCACATGCTCGCCGTATTCCCCTGGGCAATCTAG